One segment of Burkholderia multivorans ATCC BAA-247 DNA contains the following:
- a CDS encoding non-ribosomal peptide synthetase, whose amino-acid sequence MTKVQPDWLALATRFAQLPDAQRAVFIDKLGAAGIDFRVLPIPPRTPRSDRVPASFAQTRLWLHARLIDAPQAYHITERLALTGPLDRHALRAACDALIARHEALRTTFDETADGVAQTIHPPLRCPWRETDLEALPPAQRDARAHDVAAADEAEPFDLGAAPLVRAHLLRFDATRHWLALTVHHIVSDGWSSSVMLDELAAFYRAYADDRPVSLAPLPIQYADYALWQRRWLDAGERDRQLAFWRERLDAQRGVLALPGARARPARRSALGARHAFSLDAQIGAQLRAFAAASGATPFAVLLAALDTLLARATGDARICVGVPAANRERAETAGLIGFFVNTLAIDVDVPAHRDFASLVARTQRALVDAQMHQDVPFEQVVDALGVPRSASHHPLFQVMAAYGERRALPAFGAASAALLPSGTPSAKFDLTLAIEATPDGSFDAAFVYALDLFEADAIARLAARFVTLLRDALARPDTPVGDLDWLPADERAQLAAWNAPAGAAEAEPFVPVHARIAAHARARPHARGVADIERALTRGEVDARAARLARHLVAAGVRPEMRVGVALQRSVDLLVALIAVLKSGAAFVPLDPAHPRERLAQIVDDARIAHVLTDAASVASLPEAPALRVWRADRIDALDEAADVALPDVLPGHAAYAIYTSGSTGKPKGVIVDHASFARHCAAIAERYGAGEDDVFLLFQSVNFDGAHEGWFSQYMSGAAVSVTADVLWPPAQTCAMMNRDGVTMTYVPPGCAAQLAEWALAHGAPPTLRSLTVGGEATSREAFAMLRRALPNVRVVNGYGPTETVITPTLWMFRPGDDLAKLGDAAYLPIGTLVGARTAHVLDARLHPLPVGVIGELYLGGEGIGVARGYLDRPALTAERFVPDPYGAPGARLYRTGDLVRRRADGVFDFIGRVDHQVKLRGLRIELGEIEAQLAAHDAVREACAVVHGQGAQAQLVAYVELTAEARAGAQPVDAATLDAHLRRTLPDYMVPAQLIVLDALPRNANSKVDRARLPAPVRIERAYEAPHDGDEAALAAIWRDVLNVERVGRGDHFFELGGHSLAAVRVATRVAERLGRDVPVRALFEAPLLAQYARQVAAAPRAAHAAAAAPRVAVAQADAHGVWPLSPAQLALWFLWRAQPDSAAYNIPVALRVRGPLDVDALRAALSDAAAVHPALRVRIVPRAHGLPGQRIVDAAPLALPVVDLSGHDDARARAAALTDDDALAPFDLAADAPLWRVRLLRLGADDHVLSIAIHHIVSDGESIELWLDAVRTRYVAHVRGNAVPTGRAAPFVLPAPAAAGRVDEWRSALAGLPVRILPQRADAPAVPQWRAARLAFEFDGALIRAAREAASAAHATLPMLLHAALNAALFRVTGAGDQPVGVLASTRELTGDAARDALGLFINAVVVRTRLDATARRADVLAQVRDTALAAYARADVPFADVVAALRAPRAADANPLFQVMFNYLRPTGAVARDWAGLSVAGFDDVRHRVVFTLELDVVEHPDGRVGAAFSYADELLDGRFVEALVARYHDEVARFAHAADTVLGAPDAHVAAAPARGATDDEADAPARASRTAAALAALWSDTFATAAPAPDADLFEAGATSFDVVRFVDAACRAGHALTIDDVFAVPTLAALAARLDARAHTDAYREARHAG is encoded by the coding sequence CACATCACCGAACGGCTCGCACTCACAGGGCCGCTCGATCGGCACGCGCTGCGTGCGGCATGCGATGCGCTGATCGCACGTCACGAGGCGCTGCGCACGACCTTCGACGAAACGGCGGACGGCGTCGCGCAGACGATCCATCCGCCATTGCGCTGCCCGTGGCGCGAAACCGATCTCGAGGCGCTGCCGCCCGCGCAGCGCGACGCCCGTGCGCACGACGTCGCGGCGGCCGACGAAGCCGAACCGTTCGATCTCGGCGCGGCACCGCTCGTACGCGCGCATCTGCTGCGGTTCGACGCGACGCGGCACTGGCTCGCGCTGACCGTGCATCACATCGTGTCCGACGGCTGGTCCTCGAGCGTGATGCTCGACGAACTCGCGGCGTTCTATCGCGCCTATGCGGACGACCGGCCGGTGTCGCTCGCGCCGCTGCCGATCCAGTATGCCGACTACGCGCTGTGGCAGCGCCGCTGGCTCGATGCCGGCGAGCGCGATCGTCAGCTCGCGTTCTGGCGCGAACGGCTCGACGCGCAGCGCGGCGTGCTGGCGCTGCCCGGCGCGCGCGCGCGGCCGGCGCGGCGCAGCGCGCTCGGCGCGCGGCATGCGTTCTCGCTCGACGCGCAGATCGGCGCGCAGCTGCGTGCGTTCGCGGCCGCGTCGGGGGCGACGCCGTTCGCGGTGCTGCTCGCCGCACTCGACACGCTGCTCGCGCGCGCGACCGGCGATGCGCGGATTTGCGTCGGCGTGCCGGCCGCGAATCGCGAACGGGCGGAGACGGCGGGGCTGATCGGCTTCTTCGTCAACACGCTGGCGATCGACGTCGACGTGCCGGCCCATCGCGATTTCGCGTCGCTGGTCGCGCGCACGCAACGCGCGCTCGTCGACGCGCAAATGCATCAGGACGTCCCGTTCGAGCAGGTCGTCGACGCGCTCGGCGTGCCGCGCAGCGCGAGCCATCATCCGCTGTTCCAAGTGATGGCCGCGTACGGCGAGCGCCGCGCGCTGCCGGCCTTCGGCGCCGCGTCGGCCGCGCTGCTGCCGTCCGGCACGCCGTCGGCGAAATTCGACCTGACGCTCGCGATCGAAGCGACGCCCGACGGCTCGTTCGACGCGGCATTCGTCTATGCGCTCGACCTGTTCGAGGCCGATGCGATCGCGCGGCTCGCCGCCCGTTTCGTCACGCTGCTGCGCGATGCGCTCGCGCGACCCGACACGCCGGTCGGCGATCTGGACTGGCTGCCGGCCGACGAGCGCGCGCAGCTTGCCGCGTGGAATGCGCCGGCCGGTGCGGCCGAGGCCGAACCGTTCGTGCCCGTGCACGCGCGCATCGCCGCCCATGCACGGGCGCGGCCGCACGCGCGCGGCGTCGCCGACATCGAGCGCGCGCTGACGCGCGGCGAAGTCGACGCACGCGCCGCACGGCTCGCGCGCCACCTCGTCGCGGCCGGCGTGCGGCCTGAAATGCGTGTCGGCGTCGCGCTGCAGCGCTCGGTCGATCTGCTCGTCGCGCTGATCGCGGTGCTGAAGTCGGGCGCCGCGTTCGTGCCGCTCGATCCGGCGCATCCGCGCGAACGGCTGGCGCAGATCGTCGACGATGCACGCATCGCGCACGTGCTGACCGACGCCGCGAGCGTCGCGTCGCTGCCCGAGGCGCCTGCGTTGCGCGTGTGGCGCGCGGATCGCATCGACGCGCTCGACGAAGCGGCCGACGTCGCGCTGCCCGACGTGCTGCCCGGCCACGCGGCGTACGCAATCTACACGTCGGGGTCGACCGGCAAGCCGAAGGGCGTGATCGTCGATCACGCGTCGTTCGCGCGCCATTGCGCGGCGATCGCCGAGCGCTACGGCGCCGGCGAGGACGACGTGTTCCTGCTGTTCCAGTCGGTCAACTTCGACGGCGCGCATGAAGGCTGGTTTTCGCAGTACATGTCGGGCGCGGCGGTGTCGGTGACGGCCGACGTGCTGTGGCCGCCCGCGCAGACCTGCGCGATGATGAACCGCGACGGCGTGACGATGACCTACGTGCCGCCCGGCTGCGCGGCGCAGCTCGCCGAATGGGCGCTCGCACACGGCGCGCCGCCGACACTGCGTTCGCTGACGGTGGGCGGCGAGGCGACCTCGCGCGAAGCATTCGCGATGCTGCGCCGCGCGCTGCCGAACGTGCGCGTCGTGAACGGCTACGGGCCGACCGAGACGGTGATCACGCCGACGCTCTGGATGTTCCGTCCCGGCGACGATCTCGCGAAGCTCGGCGACGCCGCCTATCTGCCGATCGGCACGCTGGTCGGCGCGCGCACCGCGCACGTGCTCGACGCGCGGTTGCATCCGCTGCCGGTCGGCGTGATCGGCGAGCTGTATCTCGGCGGCGAGGGAATCGGCGTCGCGCGCGGGTATCTCGACCGGCCCGCGCTGACCGCCGAACGCTTCGTGCCCGATCCGTACGGCGCGCCGGGCGCGCGGCTGTATCGCACGGGGGACCTCGTGCGGCGCCGTGCGGACGGCGTGTTCGACTTCATCGGCCGCGTCGACCATCAGGTGAAGCTGCGCGGGCTGCGGATCGAACTCGGCGAGATCGAAGCGCAGCTGGCCGCACACGACGCGGTCCGCGAAGCGTGCGCGGTCGTGCATGGGCAGGGCGCGCAGGCGCAGCTCGTCGCTTACGTCGAACTGACGGCCGAGGCGCGCGCGGGCGCGCAACCGGTCGACGCGGCGACGCTCGACGCGCATCTGCGCCGCACGCTGCCCGACTACATGGTGCCCGCGCAGCTGATCGTGCTCGACGCACTGCCGCGTAACGCGAACAGCAAGGTCGACCGCGCGCGGCTGCCGGCGCCGGTGCGCATCGAGCGCGCGTACGAAGCGCCGCACGACGGCGACGAAGCCGCGCTTGCGGCGATCTGGCGCGACGTGTTGAACGTCGAACGCGTCGGTCGCGGCGATCACTTCTTCGAACTCGGCGGGCATTCGCTCGCGGCCGTGCGCGTTGCCACGCGCGTGGCCGAACGGCTCGGCCGCGACGTGCCGGTGCGCGCGCTGTTCGAGGCGCCGCTGCTCGCGCAATACGCACGGCAGGTCGCCGCCGCGCCGCGCGCCGCACACGCGGCTGCCGCGGCCCCGCGCGTCGCGGTGGCGCAAGCCGATGCGCACGGCGTATGGCCGCTGTCGCCCGCCCAGCTCGCGCTGTGGTTCCTCTGGCGCGCGCAGCCGGATAGCGCCGCGTACAACATTCCGGTCGCGCTGCGCGTGCGCGGCCCGCTCGACGTCGACGCGCTGCGCGCGGCGTTGTCCGACGCGGCAGCCGTTCATCCGGCGCTGCGTGTGCGCATCGTGCCGCGCGCGCACGGGCTGCCGGGGCAGCGGATCGTCGACGCGGCGCCGCTCGCGCTGCCGGTCGTCGATCTGTCCGGGCACGACGACGCACGCGCACGCGCGGCCGCGCTGACCGACGACGATGCGCTCGCGCCGTTCGATCTCGCGGCCGATGCGCCGCTCTGGCGCGTGCGCCTGTTGCGGCTCGGTGCCGACGATCACGTGTTGTCGATCGCGATTCATCACATCGTGTCCGACGGCGAATCGATCGAGCTGTGGCTCGACGCGGTGCGCACGCGCTACGTCGCGCACGTGCGCGGCAACGCTGTGCCGACCGGCAGGGCGGCGCCGTTCGTGTTGCCGGCCCCGGCTGCAGCGGGGCGCGTCGACGAGTGGCGCAGCGCGCTCGCCGGCCTGCCGGTGCGCATCCTGCCGCAGCGTGCGGACGCGCCGGCGGTCCCGCAATGGCGCGCCGCGCGCCTCGCATTCGAATTCGATGGCGCGCTGATCCGCGCGGCGCGCGAGGCGGCATCGGCCGCGCACGCGACGCTGCCGATGCTGCTGCACGCGGCGCTGAACGCCGCGCTGTTCCGCGTGACGGGCGCGGGCGACCAGCCGGTGGGCGTGCTCGCGTCGACGCGCGAGCTGACCGGCGACGCGGCACGCGACGCGCTCGGCCTGTTCATCAATGCGGTGGTCGTGCGGACGCGGCTCGACGCGACCGCGCGTCGCGCGGACGTGCTCGCGCAGGTGCGCGACACGGCGCTGGCCGCCTATGCGCGTGCGGACGTGCCGTTTGCCGACGTGGTCGCCGCGCTGCGCGCACCGCGCGCGGCCGATGCGAATCCGCTGTTCCAGGTGATGTTCAACTATCTGCGCCCGACCGGTGCGGTCGCACGCGACTGGGCCGGGTTATCGGTCGCCGGGTTCGACGACGTGCGGCATCGCGTCGTGTTCACGCTCGAACTGGACGTCGTCGAGCATCCGGACGGGCGCGTCGGCGCGGCGTTCTCGTATGCGGACGAACTGCTCGACGGCCGCTTCGTCGAGGCGCTCGTCGCGCGCTATCACGACGAAGTCGCGCGCTTCGCGCATGCGGCCGACACGGTACTCGGCGCGCCGGACGCGCACGTCGCTGCGGCACCCGCGCGCGGCGCGACCGACGACGAAGCCGATGCACCGGCGCGCGCGTCGCGCACGGCCGCCGCGCTCGCCGCGCTGTGGTCCGACACGTTCGCAACCGCCGCGCCTGCGCCCGACGCGGACCTGTTCGAGGCGGGCGCGACGTCGTTCGACGTCGTGCGCTTCGTCGACGCCGCGTGCCGCGCGGGCCACGCGCTGACGATCGACGACGTATTCGCCGTGCCGACGCTCGCGGCGCTCGCCGCGCGGCTCGACGCACGCGCGCACACCGACGCATATCGGGAGGCTCGCCATGCTGGCTGA
- a CDS encoding GNAT family N-acetyltransferase: MLAEVRPDGYTVPDNCRLTFANELCAARDGAEIRVSHGDGIGAQLLRAQLTDDGALRLVAYNHRAAPAEQRRAVLAALAAAFAVDVARTSVRLDAAAWPAVALDALRASGVLGDGGQCMREGWAQQADLWLVEARPPCATLPTLTDGRRHPRRPPAPRSEVYARDMPALGVRFTLRGWQPADDPARIARWFDTPRVRDGWPGAQPGTAADFEPHVTPLVGCFDGEPFAYFEAVWLKEDALAPHVAARDYDRALRMLVGESRWRGAPCIAAWLPSVVHYLFLDDPRTEAIGCAVPAGHARIADLLARHGFARRRRLALADGQPLWMCTRRDTFFSGRHV; encoded by the coding sequence ATGCTGGCTGAAGTGCGCCCGGACGGATACACGGTGCCCGATAACTGCCGGCTGACGTTCGCGAACGAACTCTGCGCGGCACGCGACGGTGCCGAGATTCGCGTCTCGCACGGCGACGGCATCGGCGCGCAGCTGCTGCGCGCCCAGTTGACGGACGACGGCGCGCTGCGCCTCGTCGCATACAACCATCGCGCGGCGCCGGCCGAGCAGCGGCGGGCGGTGCTCGCCGCGCTCGCGGCGGCGTTCGCGGTCGACGTCGCGCGCACGTCGGTCCGTCTCGACGCGGCCGCATGGCCCGCGGTCGCGCTCGATGCGCTGCGCGCGAGCGGCGTGCTCGGCGACGGCGGCCAATGCATGCGCGAAGGGTGGGCGCAGCAGGCCGATCTCTGGCTCGTCGAGGCACGGCCGCCGTGCGCGACGCTGCCGACGCTGACCGACGGGCGGCGCCATCCGCGCCGTCCGCCCGCGCCGCGCAGCGAGGTCTATGCGCGCGACATGCCGGCGCTCGGCGTCCGTTTCACGCTGCGCGGTTGGCAGCCGGCCGACGATCCCGCGCGCATCGCGCGCTGGTTCGACACGCCGCGCGTGCGCGACGGCTGGCCCGGCGCGCAGCCCGGCACGGCGGCCGACTTCGAGCCGCACGTGACGCCGCTCGTCGGCTGCTTCGACGGCGAGCCGTTCGCGTATTTCGAAGCGGTATGGCTGAAGGAGGATGCGCTCGCGCCGCACGTTGCCGCGCGCGACTACGACCGCGCGCTGCGGATGCTGGTCGGCGAGTCGCGCTGGCGCGGCGCGCCTTGCATCGCCGCGTGGCTGCCGAGCGTCGTCCATTACCTGTTTCTCGACGATCCGCGTACCGAAGCGATCGGCTGCGCCGTACCGGCCGGCCACGCGCGGATCGCCGACCTGCTCGCGCGGCACGGCTTCGCGCGGCGGCGCCGTCTCGCGCTCGCCGACGGACAGCCGCTGTGGATGTGCACGCGGCGCGACACGTTCTTCTCCGGCCGTCACGTCTGA
- a CDS encoding TonB-dependent siderophore receptor, translating to MDWATGTRLRAIAAAASVAFGAAAGQAFAQTAPTANAQAAAPNAAAAGTLPAITVNAASEGDGTVGLVAKRSRTGTKTDTPIEEIPQTINVVTAQQIEMTGATDVNTALRYVPGFSSYGSDNRSDWYAALRGFTPTAYVNGLQVPNTLNLASWRVDPYMIDSITVLRGPTSVLYGAGDPGAIVDVKTKLADGERVREAGVEIGNYARKQFMIDVGDKLDPDGKYAYRFVGVARDGNAVTGPNNDQRVALAPSFRWRPNADTSLTLSATYLQDWGDISSNFLPAAGTVLPNPNGQITKDIYEGDGNFNYYRKKQWSLGYQFEHNLNSMWTFRQNTRWMHLSLDNGSVWGAGFADETLTEVNRWAGVFQMNYSRFDIDNNLEGRFATGPLQHTLLLGFQYNRQTATDSEWLAAAPTLNLYNPVYTPVTTAVFSNPDTTYRTNTYTTMNTFGLYAQDQIKWNRWTLTLGGREDWVNMRMDDRAAGTQSKADVSAFTGRVGLTYQAGYGLSPYISYSTSFNPIIGVSLLDGGVPKPTRGRQIEAGLRWQPPGKNLMLNAAIYQINQTNGVTPALPTQDPSGTKSVQTGEVRARGIELSATGKVTPNLSLIASYAYQDVKVVQANDATLNNWPVDIPRPRQMASLWADWTWHTGPLAGFGLGGGVRYQSASAGAADNSLTVSSYTLIDAAVHYDVRNWRFAVNATNLFNRHYISGCQSTSVCMFGNDRTVIATAKYNW from the coding sequence ATGGATTGGGCAACAGGCACGCGGTTGCGTGCGATCGCGGCCGCGGCGAGCGTGGCATTCGGTGCGGCGGCCGGGCAGGCGTTCGCGCAGACCGCGCCGACGGCGAATGCGCAGGCCGCTGCACCGAACGCTGCGGCAGCCGGCACGCTGCCGGCGATCACCGTGAACGCGGCGTCGGAAGGCGACGGCACGGTGGGGCTCGTCGCGAAGCGCAGCCGGACCGGCACGAAGACCGACACGCCGATCGAGGAGATCCCGCAGACGATCAACGTCGTGACCGCGCAGCAGATCGAGATGACGGGCGCGACCGACGTGAACACCGCGCTGCGCTACGTGCCGGGCTTTTCGTCGTACGGCTCGGACAACCGCTCCGACTGGTACGCGGCGCTGCGCGGCTTCACGCCGACCGCGTACGTGAACGGCCTGCAGGTGCCCAACACGTTGAACCTCGCGAGCTGGCGCGTCGATCCGTACATGATCGACAGCATCACCGTGCTGCGCGGCCCGACGTCGGTGCTGTACGGCGCGGGCGATCCGGGTGCGATCGTCGACGTGAAGACGAAGCTCGCCGACGGCGAGCGCGTGCGCGAAGCGGGCGTCGAGATCGGCAACTACGCACGCAAGCAGTTCATGATCGACGTCGGCGACAAGCTCGATCCGGACGGCAAGTACGCGTACCGGTTCGTCGGCGTCGCGCGCGACGGCAACGCGGTGACCGGGCCGAACAACGATCAGCGCGTCGCGCTCGCACCGTCGTTCCGCTGGCGCCCGAACGCGGACACGTCGCTGACGCTGTCGGCCACGTATCTGCAGGACTGGGGCGACATCTCGTCGAACTTCCTGCCCGCGGCCGGCACGGTGCTGCCGAATCCGAACGGGCAGATCACGAAGGACATCTACGAAGGCGACGGCAACTTCAACTACTACCGCAAGAAGCAGTGGTCGCTCGGCTATCAGTTCGAGCACAATCTGAACTCGATGTGGACGTTCCGGCAGAACACGCGGTGGATGCATCTGTCGCTCGACAACGGCTCGGTGTGGGGAGCGGGCTTCGCCGACGAAACGCTGACCGAAGTCAACCGCTGGGCCGGCGTGTTCCAGATGAACTACAGCCGCTTCGACATCGACAACAATCTCGAGGGCCGTTTTGCGACGGGTCCGCTCCAGCACACGCTGCTGCTCGGCTTCCAGTACAACCGCCAGACGGCGACCGATAGCGAATGGCTCGCCGCCGCGCCGACGCTGAACCTCTACAACCCGGTGTACACGCCGGTCACGACGGCCGTGTTTTCCAATCCGGACACCACGTACCGCACCAACACGTACACGACGATGAACACGTTCGGCCTGTACGCGCAGGACCAGATCAAGTGGAACCGCTGGACGCTGACGCTCGGCGGCCGCGAGGACTGGGTCAACATGCGGATGGACGATCGCGCGGCCGGCACGCAGTCGAAGGCCGACGTGTCGGCGTTTACGGGCCGCGTCGGCCTCACGTATCAGGCCGGCTACGGGCTGTCGCCGTATATCAGCTATTCGACGTCGTTCAATCCGATCATCGGCGTGAGCCTGCTCGACGGCGGGGTGCCGAAACCGACGCGCGGCAGGCAGATCGAAGCGGGCCTGCGCTGGCAGCCGCCCGGCAAGAACCTGATGCTGAATGCCGCGATCTATCAGATCAACCAGACCAACGGCGTTACGCCGGCGCTGCCGACGCAGGATCCGAGCGGCACGAAATCCGTGCAGACCGGTGAAGTGCGCGCGCGCGGGATCGAGCTGAGCGCAACCGGCAAGGTCACGCCGAACCTGTCGCTGATCGCGTCGTACGCGTATCAGGACGTGAAGGTCGTGCAGGCCAACGACGCGACGCTGAACAACTGGCCGGTCGACATTCCGCGGCCGCGCCAGATGGCGTCGCTGTGGGCCGACTGGACGTGGCACACGGGGCCGCTCGCGGGCTTCGGGCTCGGCGGCGGCGTGCGCTACCAGAGCGCGTCCGCCGGCGCGGCCGACAACTCGCTGACGGTATCGAGCTACACGCTGATCGACGCGGCCGTGCATTACGACGTGCGCAACTGGCGCTTCGCGGTGAACGCGACGAACCTGTTCAACCGTCATTACATCAGCGGTTGCCAGTCGACCTCGGTCTGCATGTTCGGCAACGACCGCACGGTGATCGCCACCGCGAAATACAACTGGTGA
- a CDS encoding lysine N(6)-hydroxylase/L-ornithine N(5)-oxygenase family protein, which produces MQRETVFDLIGVGFGPSNLALAVRLAERGGPRALAHCFVERQPAFGWHRGMLLDDCRMQISFLKDLVTMRDPKSRYTFINYLFERGRLNEFINLKNFYPTRVEFHDYLSWVADAFDDRVHYGETVTSIEPVHGSGARVDALRIVSRDADGQTHRRVTRALSVGIGGAPAIPDAFAALGNERVIHSSSYLADIARLVAAPDGERRRVAVIGAGQSAAEVFVDLARRFPHVDASLVMRAGALKPADDSPFVNEIFSPAFTDVVYAQPHDARRALLERYRDTNYAVVDRPLIEQIYEMLYLQRIDGTPRHALLANRAIEAASRTADGRIELATRDRMSGATQVERFDALVLATGYRRDTHAALLAGLAPELGDALARGDVGRDYRLATPAHFAPRIYLQGCCEDSHGLSDTLLSVLARRADEICASLESGMPGAHDDAAARARQENGVSAGRMAFAL; this is translated from the coding sequence ATGCAGAGAGAAACCGTATTCGACCTGATCGGCGTCGGCTTCGGGCCGTCGAATCTGGCGCTGGCCGTGCGCCTCGCCGAGCGCGGCGGCCCGCGCGCGCTTGCGCATTGCTTCGTCGAGCGGCAGCCCGCGTTCGGCTGGCATCGCGGGATGCTGCTCGACGACTGCCGGATGCAGATCTCGTTTCTGAAGGATCTCGTCACGATGCGCGATCCGAAGAGCCGCTACACGTTCATCAACTATCTGTTCGAACGCGGCCGGCTGAACGAATTCATCAACCTGAAGAACTTTTATCCGACGCGTGTCGAATTCCACGACTACCTGAGCTGGGTCGCCGACGCCTTCGACGATCGCGTGCACTACGGCGAAACGGTCACCTCGATCGAGCCCGTGCACGGCAGCGGTGCGCGCGTCGATGCGCTGCGCATCGTGTCGCGCGACGCAGACGGACAGACGCATCGGCGCGTGACGCGCGCGCTGTCGGTCGGCATCGGCGGCGCGCCGGCGATTCCCGACGCGTTCGCGGCACTCGGCAACGAGCGCGTGATCCATTCGTCGTCGTATCTGGCCGACATCGCGCGGCTCGTCGCCGCACCGGACGGCGAACGTCGCCGCGTCGCGGTGATCGGCGCCGGGCAGAGCGCGGCCGAAGTGTTCGTCGATCTCGCGCGGCGCTTCCCGCACGTCGACGCGAGCCTCGTGATGCGCGCCGGCGCGCTGAAGCCGGCCGACGACAGTCCGTTCGTCAACGAGATCTTCAGCCCGGCATTCACCGACGTCGTCTACGCGCAGCCGCACGACGCGCGACGCGCGCTGCTCGAGCGCTATCGCGACACGAACTACGCGGTCGTCGATCGGCCGCTGATCGAACAGATCTACGAAATGCTGTACCTGCAGCGCATCGACGGCACGCCGCGCCACGCGCTCCTCGCGAACCGCGCGATCGAAGCCGCGTCGCGCACGGCGGACGGCCGCATCGAGCTCGCGACGCGCGACCGGATGAGCGGCGCGACGCAGGTCGAACGTTTCGATGCGCTCGTGCTCGCGACCGGCTACCGCCGCGACACGCATGCCGCGCTGCTCGCGGGCCTGGCGCCGGAGCTCGGCGACGCGCTGGCGCGCGGCGACGTCGGGCGCGATTACCGGCTCGCGACGCCCGCGCACTTCGCACCGCGCATCTATCTGCAAGGCTGCTGCGAAGACAGCCACGGGCTGTCCGACACGCTGCTGTCGGTGCTGGCACGACGCGCGGACGAAATCTGCGCGTCGCTCGAAAGCGGCATGCCGGGCGCGCACGACGATGCCGCGGCCCGCGCACGACAAGAAAACGGGGTGAGCGCGGGCCGCATGGCTTTCGCTCTTTGA
- a CDS encoding formyltransferase family protein — MPKKNLVYIQSLRNGAADRAGQPVAYKGGTRYMKAPLEFLVERLNDSPLGERYTLAGVIVDDDEDSAADRAKLADYGFARTPGRPWILPDGLTVQGTPVDALFCSIPSTYRRLPREARERVAGKQAFERRLLERLLELNADVVVLDGLLVILDELVRPGARFHRRIANIHPGITADGSPYQRRGAWATLDALHGARGERVDWATGTTTPVAPVTMTGASFHYVDNGIDSGEVICDVLDTPIAPDDTILELRWNNFQRSLFPALERGLHLLADRHDAGAL; from the coding sequence ATGCCGAAGAAAAATCTCGTCTATATCCAGTCGCTGCGCAACGGCGCGGCCGATCGCGCCGGTCAGCCGGTCGCCTACAAGGGCGGCACGCGCTACATGAAGGCGCCGCTCGAATTTCTCGTCGAGCGGCTGAACGACTCGCCGCTCGGCGAGCGCTACACGCTCGCGGGCGTGATCGTCGACGACGACGAAGACTCGGCCGCCGATCGCGCGAAGCTCGCCGACTACGGCTTCGCACGCACGCCGGGCCGTCCGTGGATTCTGCCGGACGGGCTGACGGTGCAGGGCACGCCGGTCGACGCACTGTTCTGCTCGATTCCGTCGACGTACCGGCGGCTGCCGCGCGAGGCGCGCGAGCGCGTGGCGGGCAAGCAGGCGTTCGAGCGGCGGCTGCTCGAACGCCTGCTCGAGCTGAACGCCGACGTCGTCGTGCTCGACGGGCTGCTCGTCATCCTCGACGAGCTGGTGCGGCCCGGCGCGCGCTTTCACCGGCGCATCGCGAATATCCATCCGGGCATCACGGCCGACGGTTCGCCGTACCAGCGGCGCGGCGCATGGGCGACGCTCGATGCGCTGCACGGCGCGCGCGGCGAGCGCGTCGATTGGGCGACCGGCACGACGACGCCCGTCGCGCCGGTAACGATGACGGGCGCCTCGTTCCACTACGTCGACAACGGCATCGATTCCGGCGAGGTGATCTGCGACGTGCTCGACACGCCGATCGCGCCGGACGACACGATCCTCGAACTGCGCTGGAACAATTTCCAGCGCAGCCTGTTTCCGGCGCTCGAGCGCGGGCTGCATCTCCTCGCCGATCGCCACGACGCGGGAGCACTGTGA